In Hypomesus transpacificus isolate Combined female unplaced genomic scaffold, fHypTra1 scaffold_27, whole genome shotgun sequence, one genomic interval encodes:
- the LOC124463166 gene encoding uncharacterized protein LOC124463166, which translates to MASSFSFWFSCGFLFPLLLIMGTFGVGTECGAMASVKTLEEMDRDLVNPSKCVLDCTTGTYMRKLQVRDTQTMRFKDSSAGDQGEFCWSTQIKCEAGEHLERAYILLPVDKSQLEESMGLKMTLPPIPDALWPHRQQTLLPNNCGLQFDITSHFTTGPREPKLCVKVNFQESIVGNGVLRCPPFMVTMWQKKQNDSPTNQERG; encoded by the exons ATGGCGAGCTCCTTCTCTTTTTGGTTTTCCTGTGGTTTTCTGTTTCCTCTGCTCTTGATAATGGGAACTTTTGGGGTTGGTACTGAGTGTGGGGCAATGGCTTCTGTCAAAACTCTggaagagatggacagagatctGGTCAATCCATCCAAATGTGTGCTGGACTGCACTACAGGGACCTACATGAGAAAGCTGCAGGTCCGAGACACTCAGACGATGCGCTTTAAAGACTCATCAGCAG GTGACCAAGGAGAATTCTGCTGGTCAACACAGATCAAGTGTGAGGCTGGAGAACATTTGGAGCGAGCTTACATCCTGCTGcctgttgataaatctcagctGGAGGAGTCCATGGGACTGAAGATGACTCTACCCCCCATTCCAGATGCACTGTGGCCTCACCGCCAGCAAACACTACTCCCCAACAACTGTGGCCTTCAATTCGACATCACGTCCCATTTTACCACAGGACCGAGGGAGCCAAAGCTTTGTGTCAAGGTCAATTTCCAGGAGAGCATTGTGGGAAATGGAGTCCTCAGATGTCCCCCTTTCATGGTGACAATGTGGCAGAAAAAGCAAAATGACTCACCGACAAATCAAGAAAGAGGGTGA